From the Rhodoferax mekongensis genome, one window contains:
- a CDS encoding methyl-accepting chemotaxis protein, producing the protein MTHARTRTSTEALAMLGDRVLLSYIVLSAIAAVVLGFSFVDSGLAIGATVVLLGAAVGVFAVARYTLLSRFILAFVLVAFVVLHIQLARGMEEMHFGVFVSLALFLTYRDWRVIVFGAVLFAVHHVVFDRLQAAGFGLYCISQPDFGRIVIHAVYVIIQTSVESVMAINMARAAREGDELRVLVAQVNRDATIDLNVHDVKTTTKGGDMLRETLARMEAAVAAVRSNSASIEVACSEIASGNQDLSNRTEQTAANLQRTSSSMTQLTSAVQQSAENAREANQLAMTASTTATKGGEVVGQVVQTMQGINEASRKISDIISVIDGIAFQTNILALNAAVEAARAGEQGRGFAVVASEVRSLAGRSAEAAKEIKTLINASVERVEQGSALVNHAGETMTEVVTSIRRVTDIMGEISAASTAQAQGVSEVSEAVTEMDQATQQNAALVEEMAAAAGSLRSQAQELVQTVSVFHQ; encoded by the coding sequence ATGACCCATGCTCGAACCCGTACCAGTACTGAAGCGCTTGCCATGTTGGGAGATCGCGTTCTCCTGAGCTACATCGTCCTTTCTGCGATAGCGGCTGTCGTTTTGGGTTTTTCCTTTGTGGACAGCGGGTTGGCCATAGGCGCTACGGTTGTGCTGCTAGGGGCTGCTGTCGGTGTTTTCGCTGTAGCCAGATACACCTTGCTAAGCCGTTTTATATTGGCTTTTGTGCTCGTTGCCTTCGTGGTTTTGCACATTCAATTGGCGCGCGGCATGGAGGAAATGCACTTCGGTGTGTTCGTGTCACTCGCGCTGTTTTTGACCTACCGCGATTGGCGTGTCATCGTGTTCGGAGCGGTATTGTTCGCCGTACACCATGTGGTGTTTGACCGTCTACAGGCGGCAGGCTTCGGTTTGTATTGCATCAGCCAACCCGATTTCGGTCGCATTGTGATCCATGCTGTTTACGTCATCATCCAGACGAGTGTGGAGTCGGTCATGGCGATCAACATGGCGCGTGCTGCCCGCGAGGGCGACGAGTTGCGGGTGCTCGTGGCCCAAGTCAATCGTGATGCCACCATTGACTTGAATGTCCACGACGTGAAAACCACGACCAAAGGTGGTGACATGTTGCGCGAAACCCTGGCGCGTATGGAAGCCGCAGTGGCGGCGGTGCGCAGCAACTCTGCGAGCATCGAGGTGGCTTGCTCTGAAATCGCCAGCGGTAACCAGGACCTCAGCAACCGGACAGAGCAGACGGCTGCCAATTTGCAGCGTACCTCCAGCAGCATGACCCAGCTGACCAGTGCGGTTCAACAGTCCGCAGAAAATGCGCGCGAGGCGAACCAACTGGCCATGACGGCCAGCACTACCGCCACCAAGGGGGGTGAAGTGGTGGGCCAAGTGGTGCAGACCATGCAGGGCATCAACGAAGCCAGCCGCAAGATCAGCGACATCATCAGCGTGATCGACGGCATCGCTTTCCAAACCAATATTCTTGCCTTGAATGCGGCGGTGGAGGCTGCGCGTGCCGGAGAGCAAGGCCGTGGATTTGCCGTGGTGGCAAGCGAGGTCCGCTCGCTCGCTGGCCGAAGCGCAGAAGCCGCAAAGGAAATCAAGACCCTCATCAACGCCAGTGTTGAGCGTGTGGAACAAGGCAGTGCACTGGTGAACCATGCAGGCGAGACCATGACGGAAGTCGTGACCAGCATCCGCCGTGTGACCGACATCATGGGTGAGATCAGCGCCGCCAGTACCGCTCAGGCCCAAGGCGTCAGCGAAGTCAGTGAAGCGGTCACCGAGATGGACCAAGCGACACAACAGAACGCGGCGTTGGTGGAAGAGATGGCAGCGGCAGCCGGCAGCTTGCGCAGCCAGGCCCAGGAGCTGGTGCAGACGGTTTCGGTGTTTCACCAATAA
- a CDS encoding response regulator, with product MQLLVIDDHPIVRQGMVAALRQLQAGIEVLEASDGAHGLELLEANPRIKAVLIDLEMQPLGGIPTIRQIRQMQPALPVLVVAGSEQPEDFHAAIQAGANGYCPKSAGLRTMRHALRQVLDGTLYVPTFMGPASQ from the coding sequence ATGCAACTGCTTGTGATTGATGACCACCCTATCGTGCGCCAAGGCATGGTGGCGGCGCTGCGTCAACTTCAAGCGGGCATAGAAGTGCTGGAGGCCAGCGATGGTGCCCATGGGCTTGAACTGCTGGAAGCGAACCCGCGCATCAAAGCGGTTCTGATCGACCTGGAAATGCAACCCTTGGGTGGCATTCCGACCATACGCCAGATCCGTCAAATGCAACCTGCCTTGCCGGTGTTGGTAGTCGCAGGCTCCGAGCAGCCCGAAGACTTTCACGCGGCGATTCAGGCCGGCGCTAACGGGTATTGCCCCAAATCTGCAGGATTGCGCACCATGCGGCATGCGCTGCGCCAAGTGCTGGATGGCACCTTGTATGTACCAACATTCATGGGGCCAGCCTCACAGTGA
- a CDS encoding ATP-binding response regulator, translating into MGFFPGILLMVGNGALLMVNQLWLPRLRTQIHYNRLAMAQTAICFAAVVGVTYFSGGVQSPVIVWIALAPIAATLLFGFTAKTIFWLTMTLATVAAFGWMPSVGVHPPVQYNAELTHLFFSNSLFGFVLLLFVLTQIFESTKNQALQESEFRNRELRVANDRVEAAYVAKSRFLAAASHDLRQPAHALGMFVARLSQIHAERNPETLERDGSAALVQGVTASATALQELLDVLFDYSRLESNPSGNTLRPVNVNDIFEQLRLLFANTAASKGLHLRIRPTSMWVMSDPVLLQRILLNLVSNALEYTPRGTVLVTCRPSARGSQACIQVWDSGIGIEESLHQTVFEEFFQVENPERDRAKGLGLGLSMVDRSCRLLGHPLVLRSQLGCGTRFTVTATATPLRPANSGSAATEDLSATADVQGASIWLIEDNILGGQALQGLLQSWGCRASLFDSAEQVHRAAQVGEPPDFIISDFRLPRNQNGINVIVALRNIMQRDIPACLITGDLEEDVKHQAHQAGLVLLKKPLQPAKLRSLLRRSLKATTLHVPATHGDSTNQSMSQQ; encoded by the coding sequence ATGGGATTCTTTCCCGGCATCCTGTTGATGGTGGGTAATGGCGCGTTGTTGATGGTGAACCAACTCTGGCTGCCCAGACTGCGCACTCAGATTCACTACAACCGCCTCGCAATGGCACAGACCGCCATTTGCTTTGCCGCCGTCGTGGGGGTGACCTACTTTTCCGGGGGCGTGCAATCGCCCGTGATCGTGTGGATTGCCCTTGCGCCAATTGCAGCCACCCTTCTCTTCGGATTTACCGCCAAAACCATTTTCTGGCTGACCATGACACTGGCGACCGTGGCGGCATTTGGGTGGATGCCGTCCGTGGGTGTGCACCCCCCTGTGCAATACAACGCAGAATTGACCCATCTGTTCTTCAGCAACAGTCTGTTCGGTTTTGTGTTGCTTCTGTTTGTGCTGACACAAATCTTTGAGAGCACGAAAAACCAGGCGCTTCAGGAGTCCGAATTCCGCAACCGCGAGCTGCGTGTGGCCAACGACCGAGTGGAAGCCGCTTATGTGGCCAAATCCCGGTTCCTGGCTGCCGCCAGCCACGATTTGCGCCAACCGGCGCACGCGCTGGGGATGTTCGTAGCCCGGTTAAGCCAGATCCATGCCGAGCGTAATCCGGAGACCCTGGAACGGGACGGGAGCGCGGCACTGGTGCAAGGAGTGACAGCATCTGCAACCGCATTGCAGGAGCTGCTGGATGTGCTGTTCGACTACTCGCGACTGGAGTCCAACCCTTCGGGAAATACCCTACGCCCGGTGAACGTCAACGACATCTTCGAGCAGTTGCGGCTTCTCTTTGCCAACACCGCCGCGTCCAAAGGGCTGCACCTGCGCATCCGTCCCACGTCAATGTGGGTCATGAGCGATCCGGTGCTGCTACAACGCATATTGCTGAACCTTGTGAGCAACGCGCTGGAGTACACCCCGCGCGGCACCGTGCTGGTAACTTGCCGGCCCAGCGCCAGGGGCAGCCAAGCCTGCATCCAGGTGTGGGACAGCGGCATCGGCATTGAGGAGTCCTTGCACCAGACGGTGTTTGAGGAGTTCTTCCAAGTCGAGAATCCGGAGAGAGATCGAGCCAAAGGACTGGGCTTGGGACTCAGTATGGTGGACCGGTCCTGCCGCTTGTTGGGTCACCCTTTAGTGCTGCGGTCTCAGCTGGGGTGCGGCACCCGCTTCACGGTCACCGCAACAGCGACCCCTTTGCGGCCTGCGAACTCAGGCAGTGCTGCCACCGAAGACCTGTCAGCCACTGCAGACGTTCAAGGTGCCAGCATTTGGCTGATTGAAGACAACATCCTGGGCGGGCAAGCTCTGCAAGGTCTGCTGCAATCCTGGGGCTGCCGGGCCAGCCTCTTTGACAGCGCCGAACAAGTTCATCGCGCGGCGCAGGTTGGCGAGCCTCCGGATTTCATCATCAGCGACTTCCGGTTGCCGCGCAACCAAAACGGCATCAACGTTATCGTGGCATTGCGAAACATAATGCAAAGAGACATACCCGCGTGCCTGATCACCGGGGACCTTGAAGAAGACGTTAAACATCAGGCACACCAAGCTGGCCTGGTCTTGCTGAAGAAACCGCTACAACCCGCCAAGTTACGCAGCCTGTTGCGCCGCAGTCTCAAGGCGACGACGCTTCATGTACCTGCAACCCACGGCGACTCGACAAACCAATCAATGTCCCAGCAGTAG
- a CDS encoding porin family protein — protein MKFVRVCVMAGWIPLSLAAHAEMDDAVIKAMADTLAGKPAEAFEALSALEERRAGDPDFDLALGIAANRTKKFSRGIFALERVLLAQPQNKQASIELARALYAVGQGGQAREVLNRAREDGAPVEVSSTMDQFLQSLDKVDAKGRRNFKAYLEGAIGMDTNVNGAPNDDSVAVPAYSGSVVSLNADGVKVRANFANLRAGISNRFAITPEWSLIGRASANLRANDSNANQFDTRSYAALGGVAYRHEKNEFSLGWQAVNEELYSNAFRQQGGLVGEWIYRLDGFRQFGTFVQLSEVRYASQAVRDMKRQVIGSTYVQVFPSGVTAYGGLYMGNERPFDSDQYVLGHNLGGLRLGAQMAWTSNLSGFASVGWEDRTYGGDDSLFQTTRSDKQSMIDLGLSWVPAPQWRVTPVVSWVRTDSTISINSYAKTSASVAVRRDF, from the coding sequence ATGAAATTTGTACGAGTTTGCGTGATGGCGGGCTGGATTCCACTCAGTCTCGCTGCACACGCAGAGATGGATGATGCCGTCATCAAGGCCATGGCGGACACTTTAGCCGGCAAGCCCGCGGAGGCGTTTGAAGCACTATCGGCTCTGGAAGAACGGCGTGCGGGAGACCCCGACTTTGACCTCGCTTTAGGCATTGCCGCCAATCGCACCAAGAAATTCAGCCGGGGCATCTTTGCATTGGAGCGGGTATTGCTCGCCCAACCTCAAAACAAACAGGCGAGCATCGAGCTGGCACGGGCGCTGTATGCGGTAGGACAAGGCGGTCAAGCCCGCGAGGTTTTGAACCGTGCGCGGGAAGACGGTGCGCCGGTCGAAGTGTCAAGCACCATGGACCAGTTTCTTCAGTCTCTCGACAAAGTGGATGCCAAGGGGCGACGCAACTTCAAAGCCTACCTCGAAGGTGCCATCGGCATGGATACCAACGTCAACGGCGCACCCAATGATGACTCTGTGGCCGTCCCTGCCTATAGCGGATCTGTTGTGTCATTGAACGCCGATGGCGTCAAAGTCAGGGCTAACTTTGCCAATCTGCGCGCAGGCATCTCTAACCGGTTTGCGATCACGCCCGAATGGTCTTTGATCGGTCGCGCCAGCGCCAATTTGCGGGCCAATGATTCCAACGCCAATCAGTTCGACACACGCAGTTATGCCGCTTTGGGCGGGGTTGCATACCGGCACGAAAAGAATGAATTCAGTCTCGGCTGGCAAGCTGTCAATGAAGAGCTCTACAGCAATGCATTCCGGCAACAGGGCGGGCTTGTGGGCGAGTGGATTTACCGCCTCGATGGTTTCCGTCAGTTCGGCACCTTTGTGCAGCTCAGTGAAGTTCGCTATGCCAGCCAGGCGGTGCGTGACATGAAGCGCCAAGTCATCGGTAGCACGTATGTGCAGGTCTTTCCGTCCGGAGTCACGGCTTACGGCGGTCTGTACATGGGCAATGAACGGCCATTTGATAGCGACCAGTATGTGCTCGGCCACAACTTGGGTGGCCTGCGCCTGGGCGCGCAAATGGCATGGACCTCCAACCTCTCCGGATTCGCCAGTGTGGGCTGGGAAGACCGGACGTACGGGGGCGACGACAGCCTGTTTCAGACAACGCGCAGCGACAAGCAAAGCATGATTGACCTGGGGCTTTCTTGGGTGCCTGCGCCCCAATGGCGTGTGACACCGGTGGTCTCGTGGGTTCGCACCGACTCGACCATCAGCATCAACTCTTACGCCAAGACCAGCGCCTCCGTCGCCGTGCGGCGCGATTTTTAA
- a CDS encoding FecR family protein yields MTILSFTRAAGALAFVAALGWVPATGHAAAGIAQFTFGEVQVQRSGKNAPLIKGDSIESGDVLNTGPQGRAQVKFTDGGVMSLSPDSQLVIQRYNDAKDGSQDSFLVNFVRGGLRAITGLIGKRNRDNYKVQTSASTIGIRGSGFSSVYNPDGTVTVSGELDEIEVCTKAGCIGLGVGQSVVVQGNELLPIMTSPQATLELPDLRQTITIGGNNVNSEGKAAIVPSCTTSNPNPNPNPSPAAVTASPSVSAGCLF; encoded by the coding sequence ATGACCATCCTGTCCTTCACTCGCGCTGCCGGCGCTTTGGCTTTCGTGGCAGCCCTCGGCTGGGTACCTGCCACCGGACATGCGGCGGCGGGCATCGCCCAATTCACCTTCGGCGAAGTACAAGTCCAGCGCTCCGGCAAGAACGCGCCCTTGATCAAAGGGGATTCCATCGAGAGCGGCGACGTCCTGAACACAGGGCCGCAGGGGCGCGCCCAAGTCAAGTTCACCGATGGCGGCGTCATGTCGCTCAGCCCGGACAGTCAGCTGGTGATTCAGCGCTACAACGATGCCAAGGACGGCTCCCAGGACAGCTTTCTGGTGAACTTTGTCCGCGGGGGCTTGCGCGCCATTACCGGACTGATAGGGAAGCGCAACCGCGACAACTACAAGGTGCAAACCTCTGCGTCCACCATCGGCATTCGCGGTTCGGGCTTCAGCAGCGTCTACAACCCGGATGGCACGGTCACCGTCTCCGGTGAGCTCGACGAGATCGAGGTGTGTACCAAAGCCGGGTGCATTGGCCTTGGGGTGGGCCAATCCGTGGTAGTTCAAGGCAACGAACTTCTCCCGATCATGACGTCGCCCCAAGCCACCCTGGAACTGCCCGATTTGCGTCAGACCATCACCATTGGCGGGAACAACGTCAATAGCGAGGGCAAGGCCGCCATCGTGCCATCGTGTACCACCAGCAACCCCAATCCAAACCCCAATCCCAGTCCTGCCGCTGTGACTGCCTCGCCCAGCGTGAGCGCGGGTTGCCTGTTTTAA
- a CDS encoding L-glutamate gamma-semialdehyde dehydrogenase, with protein MSSPTCSTTFTSVPPRLPMPYRAEDEVVSHRLQMLDGALDWAHAARSAEPWVQAVRDNPPPFWAMESLLKEYPISSAEGLALMRLAEALLRVPDAETAIALTTDQLGRADFEASGDKVLSRLSSTAIALSKHFLPDAQNEPGLMAKLGARTVVAATLRAVQLLGRQFVLGQTMPEAMKEADVSRKKANVRFSYDMLGEGARTDKDALRYLKSYADAIEFIAARANKTGALAENDGISIKLSALYPRYEDAHRQAVLDELVPRVWTLCEAAAAANINLTIDAEEVDRLELSLEVLEALLAQVAAHCPQWAGLGLAMQAYQTRALELIAHVTALARKYKIKLMCRLVKGAYWDAEVKRAQELGLPHYPVFTHKHHTDVSYLACARALLAVPDAIYPQFAGHNAGTIAAILQMGAKTGAPFELQRLHGMGEGIFREVLKNPLVACRVYAPVGAHKDLLAYLVRRLLENGANSSFVHQLADESVGMGELLISPLRLEPHPSLPLPADLFGKHPGSRANSTGLDLTVAAMRNPLLAALQTASVPVVPEFDVKNIPGAYVACASSYQKWSKVPVEERAATLRRAADALQAAMPQFCALLVKEAFKTWGDAVSEVREAVDFLRYYADEAQRIMQPISCPVVANAQAGYQYGVTGETNTLRLTARGVWVCISPWNFPLAIFMGQVAAALATGNTVMAKPAEQTPGVAKAAVDLMVAAGVPADALQLLHGAGETVGAALVAQPGVAGVVFTGSTQVAKIIQRALAAKDGPIVPLIAETGGINAMLVDSSALPEQVVDAVVMSAFRSAGQRCSALRLLVVHSAIADGVIEMLQGAAQELQAGDPADLATDLGPVIDREAFDNIQRHISRLQMESKVLVGAGVATRFAQVKEEPANRAGDTEQSALPRPLIANLIAPHAFEVASIAHVKAEIFGPVLQVVRWDGNPEDVIAQINALGYGLTLGIQTRIDSRAQALAAAAHVGNIYINRNMIGAVVGVQPFGGEGLSGTGPKAGGPHYLYRFCAEQTVTVNTTAAGGNAALLASLH; from the coding sequence ATGTCTTCCCCCACCTGTTCCACCACGTTCACCTCCGTTCCACCCCGCCTACCCATGCCTTACCGTGCGGAAGACGAGGTCGTTTCCCACCGCTTGCAGATGCTGGATGGCGCGCTCGACTGGGCCCACGCCGCTCGCAGCGCCGAGCCTTGGGTGCAAGCGGTGCGCGACAACCCGCCCCCCTTCTGGGCGATGGAGAGTCTGCTCAAGGAATACCCCATCTCCAGCGCTGAGGGCCTGGCCCTGATGCGCCTTGCCGAAGCCCTGCTGCGCGTGCCCGATGCCGAAACCGCGATTGCGCTCACCACCGACCAGCTCGGCCGCGCCGACTTTGAGGCCAGCGGCGACAAGGTGCTCTCCCGCCTGTCCAGCACCGCCATTGCCCTGTCCAAACACTTTTTGCCGGATGCGCAAAACGAGCCCGGCTTGATGGCCAAGCTCGGCGCCCGTACGGTGGTGGCCGCCACGCTGCGCGCGGTGCAGTTGCTGGGGCGCCAATTTGTGCTCGGCCAGACCATGCCGGAGGCGATGAAAGAGGCCGATGTGTCTCGCAAAAAGGCCAATGTGCGCTTCAGCTACGACATGCTGGGCGAAGGCGCCCGTACTGACAAGGACGCGCTGCGCTACCTCAAGAGCTATGCGGACGCTATTGAATTCATAGCTGCTCGCGCAAACAAGACGGGCGCTCTGGCCGAAAACGATGGAATTTCCATCAAGCTCAGCGCCCTCTACCCGCGCTATGAAGACGCACATCGCCAAGCAGTCTTGGACGAGTTGGTGCCCCGCGTCTGGACGCTGTGCGAAGCCGCCGCTGCCGCCAACATCAACCTCACCATCGACGCCGAAGAGGTGGATCGCCTAGAGCTGTCGCTCGAAGTGCTGGAGGCCCTGTTGGCGCAAGTGGCTGCGCACTGCCCCCAGTGGGCGGGGCTGGGGCTGGCCATGCAGGCCTACCAGACTCGCGCGCTGGAGCTGATAGCCCACGTCACCGCACTGGCTCGCAAATACAAAATCAAGCTGATGTGCCGCCTGGTCAAGGGCGCGTATTGGGATGCCGAAGTCAAACGCGCCCAAGAGCTGGGCCTGCCGCATTACCCCGTGTTCACCCACAAGCACCACACCGATGTGTCCTACCTGGCCTGCGCCCGTGCGCTGCTGGCGGTGCCCGATGCCATTTACCCCCAGTTCGCCGGCCATAACGCCGGCACCATTGCGGCCATCCTTCAAATGGGCGCCAAAACGGGTGCGCCCTTTGAGCTGCAGCGCCTGCACGGCATGGGCGAGGGCATCTTCCGCGAAGTGCTCAAAAACCCGTTGGTGGCCTGCCGCGTCTACGCCCCGGTGGGCGCACACAAAGACTTGCTGGCTTACCTGGTGCGCCGCCTGCTGGAGAACGGCGCCAATTCCAGCTTTGTGCACCAGCTCGCCGACGAATCGGTGGGTATGGGCGAGCTGCTGATTTCACCTTTGCGCCTGGAGCCACACCCCAGCCTGCCGCTGCCCGCCGACCTGTTCGGCAAGCACCCCGGCAGCCGCGCCAATAGCACCGGTCTGGACCTGACCGTGGCCGCCATGCGCAACCCACTCTTGGCCGCGTTGCAGACCGCCTCCGTACCGGTGGTGCCGGAGTTTGATGTCAAAAACATCCCTGGCGCCTATGTGGCTTGCGCGAGCAGCTACCAAAAGTGGAGCAAAGTGCCGGTGGAAGAGCGCGCTGCCACTCTGCGCCGTGCGGCCGATGCGCTGCAAGCCGCGATGCCGCAGTTCTGCGCGCTCTTGGTGAAAGAAGCCTTCAAGACTTGGGGCGACGCGGTCAGCGAAGTGCGCGAGGCGGTGGACTTCTTGCGCTATTACGCCGACGAGGCGCAGCGCATCATGCAGCCCATCAGCTGCCCCGTCGTCGCCAACGCGCAGGCGGGCTACCAATACGGCGTAACCGGTGAGACCAACACCTTGCGCCTGACCGCGCGCGGAGTCTGGGTGTGTATCAGTCCTTGGAACTTCCCACTCGCCATCTTCATGGGTCAGGTCGCAGCGGCGCTAGCTACCGGCAACACCGTAATGGCCAAACCCGCCGAGCAAACGCCCGGCGTGGCAAAAGCCGCTGTCGATTTGATGGTGGCTGCCGGTGTGCCAGCTGACGCGTTGCAGCTCTTGCACGGCGCTGGCGAAACCGTGGGTGCGGCACTCGTCGCTCAGCCCGGCGTGGCTGGAGTGGTGTTCACCGGTTCCACTCAAGTGGCCAAAATCATCCAGCGTGCGCTGGCTGCCAAAGACGGCCCCATCGTCCCGCTGATTGCCGAAACGGGCGGCATCAACGCCATGCTGGTGGATAGCAGCGCACTGCCCGAGCAGGTGGTGGACGCGGTGGTCATGAGTGCCTTCCGCTCCGCCGGCCAGCGCTGCTCTGCGCTGCGCCTGCTGGTGGTGCACAGCGCAATTGCCGATGGCGTGATCGAGATGCTGCAAGGCGCAGCCCAGGAACTGCAGGCCGGCGACCCCGCCGACCTGGCCACCGACCTCGGCCCGGTGATTGACCGTGAGGCGTTCGACAACATCCAGCGCCACATCAGCCGTCTTCAGATGGAATCAAAAGTGCTGGTCGGAGCGGGCGTGGCAACGCGGTTTGCGCAGGTCAAGGAGGAGCCCGCAAATCGGGCGGGGGACACGGAGCAAAGCGCGTTGCCGCGCCCGCTCATAGCAAACCTGATTGCTCCCCATGCGTTTGAGGTGGCGAGCATTGCACATGTGAAGGCCGAAATCTTCGGCCCGGTGCTGCAAGTGGTGCGCTGGGACGGCAACCCGGAAGACGTAATCGCCCAAATCAACGCGCTGGGTTACGGCCTGACATTGGGTATCCAGACCCGCATCGACAGCCGTGCGCAGGCACTGGCTGCTGCCGCACACGTGGGCAACATCTATATCAACCGCAACATGATTGGCGCTGTGGTGGGCGTGCAGCCCTTTGGTGGAGAAGGCCTCTCCGGCACCGGCCCCAAGGCTGGTGGCCCGCACTACCTGTACCGCTTCTGCGCGGAGCAGACCGTGACCGTGAATACCACGGCCGCAGGTGGTAACGCGGCCTTGCTGGCGAGCTTGCACTGA
- a CDS encoding methyl-accepting chemotaxis protein — MSKTTLAGDAGFGSFFRYHGWLSPGVRLFRKLNFPAKSAWIAVMFLIPIVLLIADTWNNTRAQVVTTEHELQGVAYVKPLHELIRQAQLRRLNAITKSPELSASQTAVTQAFAKLQAVDKALSKDLDTAEALGKVEKLHQALLANPNGKDEEETFEVHNDFIDALIKLGEHVADSSELALDPQLETYYLMVYSILYGPQQMENVSELSALGWAALKAGSKDDYVDSRINEDFGILRFVDNIVENAYIRSTGGTPEADAKFGMKANDDAYDAFQEATKKQVLGSSTAGDADAYLKMGLASLEAERQLNEKMLAQLELRLGERIADLRMSFWTRLDIAAFSVAIAFYMLLAFYKVMMGGLREVTGHLEQITKGNLVTAPTPWGKDEAAHLMITLRDMEASLRVIVRNTLDGAGNVNTASEEIASASQDLSRRTEASAAALEQTAATMTQISETVQRTSDTVSGAADIVRSNAQSAKRGGEVISQVVSTMQGINASSNKIADIISVIDGIAFQTNILALNAAVEAARAGEQGRGFAVVASEVRSLAGRSAEAAKEIKSLITASIEQVERGSLVVGEAGKTIEDIVTNAARIDSLMTEIANATKEQSLGVNQVGAAVHDLDQNTQQNAALVEETAAAATALSEQASRLAEEVSFFKLK, encoded by the coding sequence GTGAGCAAGACAACGTTGGCCGGCGACGCCGGGTTTGGTTCTTTCTTTCGCTACCACGGCTGGTTGTCCCCCGGCGTCCGCTTGTTCCGCAAGCTGAACTTCCCTGCCAAATCCGCGTGGATTGCGGTGATGTTCCTGATTCCCATCGTGCTATTGATTGCGGACACTTGGAACAACACCCGCGCTCAGGTCGTCACCACCGAACACGAGCTGCAAGGTGTGGCCTACGTCAAACCATTGCACGAATTGATCCGCCAAGCGCAGCTGCGGCGGCTCAACGCCATCACCAAATCCCCCGAACTCAGCGCCAGCCAAACCGCAGTCACCCAGGCGTTCGCCAAGCTGCAAGCCGTGGACAAGGCATTGAGCAAGGACCTGGATACCGCTGAAGCGCTGGGCAAGGTTGAGAAACTGCACCAGGCCTTGTTGGCCAACCCCAATGGCAAAGACGAGGAAGAGACGTTTGAAGTCCATAACGACTTCATCGATGCGCTGATCAAGTTGGGCGAGCATGTCGCCGACAGTTCAGAACTGGCGCTGGACCCGCAGCTGGAGACTTACTACCTGATGGTGTACTCAATACTGTACGGCCCTCAGCAAATGGAAAACGTGTCAGAGTTATCCGCATTGGGTTGGGCAGCCTTGAAAGCCGGGTCTAAAGACGACTACGTTGACTCTCGTATTAACGAGGACTTCGGCATTTTGCGCTTCGTAGACAACATTGTCGAAAACGCCTACATCCGCAGCACCGGCGGCACCCCCGAGGCGGATGCGAAATTCGGCATGAAGGCCAATGACGACGCATATGACGCCTTCCAAGAAGCAACCAAAAAGCAGGTACTTGGAAGCAGTACTGCAGGCGACGCCGATGCCTATCTCAAGATGGGATTGGCCTCTCTGGAAGCCGAGCGCCAACTTAACGAGAAGATGCTCGCACAGCTCGAACTTCGCTTGGGCGAGCGCATCGCTGATCTGCGCATGAGCTTTTGGACTCGACTCGACATTGCCGCATTTTCCGTGGCCATTGCCTTCTACATGCTCCTGGCGTTCTACAAGGTGATGATGGGTGGCTTGCGTGAAGTCACCGGCCACCTGGAGCAAATCACCAAGGGCAACCTGGTCACCGCACCGACGCCTTGGGGCAAGGATGAGGCTGCGCACCTCATGATCACTCTGCGCGACATGGAAGCCAGCCTGCGTGTGATCGTGCGCAACACCCTGGACGGCGCTGGCAACGTGAATACGGCCAGTGAAGAGATTGCCTCCGCCTCGCAAGACCTGTCCCGCCGCACCGAGGCCAGCGCTGCTGCGCTGGAACAAACTGCAGCCACCATGACGCAAATCTCAGAGACCGTGCAGCGCACCTCGGACACGGTCAGTGGCGCGGCTGACATCGTGCGCTCCAACGCCCAATCCGCCAAGCGCGGCGGCGAGGTCATCTCGCAGGTGGTGAGCACCATGCAGGGCATCAATGCCTCGTCCAACAAGATTGCCGACATCATCAGCGTGATTGACGGCATTGCCTTCCAGACCAACATCCTGGCCCTGAACGCGGCGGTGGAAGCCGCCCGCGCAGGCGAGCAAGGCCGCGGCTTTGCGGTAGTGGCATCTGAAGTACGCTCGCTCGCGGGCCGCAGTGCCGAGGCGGCCAAGGAAATCAAGAGCCTGATTACCGCCAGCATCGAGCAAGTGGAACGCGGCAGCCTGGTGGTGGGCGAAGCAGGCAAGACCATTGAAGACATCGTGACGAACGCCGCCCGCATCGACAGCCTGATGACCGAAATTGCGAATGCCACCAAGGAGCAATCTTTGGGTGTGAACCAGGTAGGCGCGGCTGTGCACGACTTGGACCAGAACACCCAGCAGAACGCTGCGCTGGTGGAAGAAACTGCGGCAGCAGCCACCGCACTGTCTGAGCAAGCCTCCCGCCTGGCCGAAGAGGTGTCCTTCTTCAAGCTGAAGTAA